The proteins below come from a single Gossypium raimondii isolate GPD5lz chromosome 2, ASM2569854v1, whole genome shotgun sequence genomic window:
- the LOC105788972 gene encoding SNF1-related protein kinase regulatory subunit beta-3, whose translation MNNQYGEDQDEATVIGFEVPRSPDSSYNNAYPGNEDDARDPPVVPPHLHHSLFSYPTSMNTSGNLPLPENVILNHLYIENREAPRSVVALGFTHRFRSKYVTVVLYKPVPRRGSSHT comes from the exons ATGAACAACCAATATGGTGAAGATCAA GATGAAGCAACCGTCATTGGATTTGAAGTGCCAAGATCACCTGATTCAAGTTATAATAATGCCTACCCTGGGAATGAAGATGATGCACGTGACCCTCCAGTTGTCCCTCCACACCTGCACCATTCGTTGTTCAGTTACCCCACGAGTATGAATACTTCTGGGAATCTTCCTTTGCCAGAAAACGTGATTCTAAATCATCTTTACATTGAAAACCGAGAGGCACCAAGATCTGTAGTGGCACTAGGGTTTACTCACCGTTTCCGTTCAAAGTATGTTACTGTTGTGCTATACAAACCAGTTCCAAGAAGGGGTAGTTCTCATACTTAA